From the Accumulibacter sp. genome, one window contains:
- a CDS encoding sigma-54 dependent transcriptional regulator, with product MLSHPATALPEKPLLLIVDDDPLICDTLSFSLSKPFEVVTSHSRPHALQILRQLRRAPELALVDLGLPPVPHRPDEGFSLIADLIKLAPAIRIVVLSGQSDGGNARHARTLGAADFVAKPCNPGDLQQVLEGALAFRALDEQQREGVSPLIGNSPAMQKLRLQLRQYADLPFPVLIEGESGSGKEIIAARCLHHDTRRRYRPFLALNCAAISPSLVEATLFGHARGAFTGAAASRAGYFDDAADGTLFLDEIGELALDLQAKLLRVLENGEYQRIGETQRRVSRARIVAATNRDLRKEVKAGRFRADLYHRLSVCSIAAPPLREMGEDKLLLLEHFRQHYAAQTQQLPFSLSPQAASLWGDYAFPGNVRELRNVVIRLTTRYPGQIVDAAALEAELDLPDDSPANGDALPAALDAGTSEAIVAAATQRLRQREPFSLDRLLDATERGYIEAALKLAHGNVSQAARLLGVHRTTLYNRMEAAARET from the coding sequence ATGCTCAGCCACCCCGCAACCGCATTGCCCGAGAAGCCCCTGTTGCTGATCGTCGATGACGATCCGCTGATCTGCGACACCCTGAGTTTCTCGCTGAGCAAGCCGTTCGAGGTCGTCACCAGCCATTCCCGGCCGCACGCACTGCAGATTCTGCGGCAATTGCGCCGGGCGCCGGAGCTGGCACTCGTCGACCTCGGCCTGCCGCCGGTGCCGCATCGTCCGGACGAGGGATTCTCGCTGATTGCCGATCTCATCAAGCTGGCGCCGGCCATCCGCATCGTCGTCCTTTCCGGACAGAGCGATGGCGGCAACGCCCGTCACGCGCGCACGCTCGGTGCCGCCGATTTCGTCGCCAAACCGTGCAACCCGGGCGACCTGCAGCAGGTGCTCGAGGGCGCTCTGGCCTTTCGCGCCCTCGACGAACAGCAGCGGGAAGGCGTTTCGCCGCTGATCGGCAACAGCCCGGCGATGCAGAAGCTGCGGCTGCAGCTGCGGCAGTACGCCGACCTGCCGTTCCCCGTCCTGATCGAGGGGGAGTCCGGCAGCGGCAAGGAGATCATCGCCGCACGCTGCCTGCACCATGATACGCGGCGGCGCTACCGGCCATTCCTGGCGCTGAATTGTGCCGCGATCTCGCCCAGCCTGGTCGAGGCGACGCTCTTCGGCCATGCCCGCGGCGCCTTCACCGGCGCCGCAGCGAGTCGCGCCGGCTACTTCGACGACGCGGCCGATGGCACGCTCTTTCTCGACGAGATCGGCGAACTGGCGCTGGATCTGCAGGCGAAGCTGCTGCGCGTCCTCGAGAACGGCGAGTATCAGCGCATCGGCGAGACGCAGCGGCGCGTCAGCCGCGCGCGCATCGTCGCCGCCACCAACCGCGACCTGCGCAAGGAGGTCAAGGCCGGCCGCTTCCGCGCCGATCTCTACCATCGCCTCTCGGTGTGCTCGATCGCCGCGCCGCCACTGCGCGAGATGGGCGAGGACAAGCTGCTCCTGCTCGAGCACTTCCGCCAGCACTACGCCGCGCAGACGCAGCAGCTACCCTTTTCGCTGTCGCCACAGGCGGCAAGCCTGTGGGGTGACTATGCCTTTCCCGGCAACGTGCGCGAGCTGCGCAACGTCGTCATCCGGCTGACCACCCGCTATCCGGGACAGATCGTCGATGCGGCGGCGCTCGAGGCCGAACTGGATCTGCCGGACGATTCGCCGGCGAACGGTGACGCCCTGCCGGCAGCGCTCGACGCCGGAACGAGCGAGGCGATCGTCGCCGCTGCGACGCAACGCCTGCGGCAGCGCGAACCGTTCAGCCTCGATCGCCTGCTCGACGCGACCGAGCGCGGCTACATCGAAGCGGCGCTGAAGCTGGCGCATGGCAACGTCAGCCAGGCGGCACGTCTGCTCGGCGTCCACCGGACGACGCTGTACAACCGGATGGAAGCGGCGGCGCGCGAGACATGA